A genomic region of Gimesia chilikensis contains the following coding sequences:
- a CDS encoding TerC family protein, giving the protein MFEWIASPEAWIALATLASLEIVLGIDNIIFISILVGRLPEKERDLARKLGLSLAMIARLVLLFSISWVMGLTEPWFSLFGYDFSGRDLILIGGGLFLLAKATHEIHNSLEGPTAHEKASSTATATFGSVLVQIGMLDIVFSLDSVITAVGLADHISIMAIAIILSVGVMLLAAKSIGDFVDRHPTVKILALSFLIMVGVTLMVEGFQVHVPKGYIYFAMAFSVTVEMLNLRMRKAHAEPVHLHKKLEEGEAS; this is encoded by the coding sequence ATGTTTGAATGGATCGCCAGTCCTGAGGCCTGGATCGCGCTTGCAACACTTGCCAGCCTGGAAATAGTACTCGGCATCGACAACATCATTTTCATCTCGATCCTGGTGGGACGACTCCCTGAGAAAGAACGCGACCTGGCACGCAAACTGGGTTTGAGCCTGGCGATGATCGCCCGCCTGGTGCTGCTGTTCTCGATCTCCTGGGTGATGGGGCTCACCGAACCCTGGTTCTCCCTGTTCGGTTACGATTTTTCAGGGCGCGACCTGATCCTGATTGGCGGCGGCCTGTTCCTGCTGGCCAAAGCAACGCATGAAATACACAACAGCCTGGAAGGCCCGACGGCCCACGAAAAAGCCTCGTCCACCGCGACGGCGACCTTCGGTTCGGTCCTGGTGCAGATCGGCATGCTGGACATCGTCTTTTCGCTGGACTCGGTGATCACCGCGGTCGGACTGGCCGACCACATTTCGATCATGGCGATTGCGATCATCCTCTCGGTTGGTGTGATGCTGCTGGCTGCGAAATCGATCGGTGACTTCGTGGATCGGCACCCGACCGTCAAGATTCTGGCGCTTTCCTTCCTGATCATGGTCGGCGTAACGCTGATGGTCGAAGGCTTCCAGGTCCACGTTCCCAAAGGCTACATCTATTTCGCGATGGCCTTCTCCGTCACGGTGGAAATGCTCAACCTGCGGATGCGGAAAGCGCACGCCGAACCGGTGCACCTGCATAAGAAACTGGAAGAGGGTGAGGCCAGCTGA